A DNA window from Zingiber officinale cultivar Zhangliang chromosome 3A, Zo_v1.1, whole genome shotgun sequence contains the following coding sequences:
- the LOC122050705 gene encoding beta-glucosidase 26-like, with protein MNLKGSSSTFFFLFILLLVAECIYGYKTNNAKLVSKVHKLSRDAFPHGFVFGTAASAYQVEGEALKGGRGPSIWDAFVKIPGLIPNNATGDVTDDEYHHYKKDIDIMKEHNFDAYRFSISWSRIFPNGTGAINWEGVDYYDRLIDNLILKGIIPYVNLYHYDLPLALQNEYLGWLSPKIMDAFADYADFCFKRYGDRVKNWFTFNEPRVVAALGFDTGAQAPGRATGSQFGGNSSTEPYIVAHNLILSHAAAVNRYREKYQKEQQGKIGILLDFVWYEPHTYSDKDKAAAQRAKDFHVGWFIHPLTYGYYPQSIQDIVKERLPKFTNDEVELVRGSYDYLGINQYTTYYVKDNSTTNPKPISYQDDWLVEFKYDRNGVPIGPRAHSDWLYIVPWGLYKAVTYVKENYGNPIIFLSENGMDQPGNVTLPKGLQDTQRRHFYYNYITELKRAIDDGASVIGYFAWSLLDNFEWRLGYTSRFGIVYVDFKNKKRYPKESARWFKKILQRS; from the exons cttcTCGTAGCCGAATGTATATATGGTTATAAAACAAACAATGCGAAACTAGTTTCAAAAGTACACAAGCTAAGTCGTGATGCCTTCCCTCATGGCTTTGTATTTGGCACCGCTGCATCTGCTTATCAAGTTGAGGGAGAGGCACTCAAGGGTGGTCGAGGACCTAGCATTTGGGATGCATTTGTAAAAATTCCAG GTCTCATTCCAAATAACGCAACGGGTGATGTAACAGATGATGAGTATCATCATTATAAG AAAGATATTGACATTATGAAGGAGCACAATTTTGATGCTTATAGATTCTCGATCTCTTGGAGTAGAATTTTCCCAA ATGGAACTGGAGCCATTAATTGGGAAGGTGTTGACTATTATGATAGGCTAATTGACAATTTAATACTCAAAG GTATTATTCCATATGTCAATCTCtatcactacgatcttccattAGCACTCCAAAATGAATATTTGGGTTGGTTGAGTCCGAAGATAAT GGATGCATTTGCGGATTATGCTGACTTTTGCTTTAAGAGATACGGTGATAGAGTGAAAAATTGGTTCACATTCAATGAGCCAAGAGTGGTGGCAGCTCTAGGTTTTGATACTGGTGCTCAAGCCCCTGGAAGAGCTACTGGTAGTCAATTTGGAGGAAACTCATCTACGGAGCCTTACATTGTGGCTCATAATCTCATCTTATCTCATGCTGCAGCAGTTAATAGATATCGTGAGAAGTATCAA AAAGAGCAACAAGGAAAAATTGGAATTCTTCTAGATTTTGTTTGGTACGAACCTCACACTTACTCTGACAAAGATAAAGCTGCTGCTCAGAGAGCTAAAGATTTTCATGTGGGATG GTTCATTCACCCTCTGACATATGGATACTATCCTCAATCCATTCAAGACATTGTTAAAGAAAGATTGCCAAAATTTACTAATGATGAAGTGGAGCTAGTTAGAGGTTCATACGACTATTTGGGAATTAATCAATACACAACTTATTATGTTAAGGATAATAGTACAACGAATCCTAAACCTATTAGTTATCAAGATGATTGGCTCGTTGAATTTAAAT ATGATCGAAATGGGGTACCAATTGGACCAAGG GCTCATTCCGATTGGCTCTACATAGTTCCGTGGGGATTGTATAAGGCAGTGACATATGTTAAGGAAAACTATGGCAATCCAATTATTTTTCTATCTGAAAATG GCATGGATCAACCGGGCAATGTCACACTTCCAAAAGGCTTACAAGATACTCAAAGGAgacatttttattataattacATTACTGAACTAAAGAGAGCTATAGATGATGGTGCTTCAGTGATTGGGTACTTTGCATGGTCTCTTCTTGATAACTTTGAATGGAGACTAGGATACACATCAAGGTTTGGTATTGTCTATGTTGACTTTAAGAATAAAAAGCGCTATCCGAAGGAATCGGCTCGTTGGTTCAAGAAGATTCTCCAAAGGAGTTAa